From the Lacipirellulaceae bacterium genome, the window GCTGGCCGGTGAGTGGATCGATGCGGAGCTGGTTCATTGCCTGCTTTCCTCGTTCCCACGCTCACAACGCATAAAAAACATCCAAAACAGACCTAGGCTGACCACCCCAACCAATGCGCCCAACCAAGTGCGCCCGAATAGTGCAGCAACGGCCAGAAAAGGAGCAAGCATCATCACGTGAGTCAGTGGAACTTCGTAAGGTGAAGACACCCTGACGCGATGAAGCCTGGTAATCGTCACGTAACAAGAGACACAAACAGCCAACCAAAAAGTTGCCAATAGAAGTCCACGTACTCTAAACTGAGGCCGAGGGACCTTCATGGCGATCTGTCGATTCCGCTGCAAGATAGTCGACTCAACCCGCGACCGCTTCCATTTTCTTTGCCAGCGTCCGTTCATACAACTCGCGATACTCACCCGCGCTGCGACCCCAGGACCAGTCTTGCCGCATTCCTGTGGACACGATCTGAGCCCACGTGTCGGGGCTGTTATAAATGCCGCAAGCACGGTGCAGGGTTTCGCTTAAAGCATACGCAGAATAGTCATAAAACGTGAAACCGGTCGCGGTGCCGTTCTCGATCGTTTCTTTGTGGGCGTTGACGACCGTATCGTTCAAGCCGCCCGTTTCGCGTACCACAGGTACGGTGCCGTATTGCAAACTGTAGAGTTGATTCAGCCCACACGGTTCGTACTGGCTGGGCATCAGGAACATGTCGGCCCCCGCCTCGATGACGTGCGCCAGTTCATTGGAGAACTCTAAACGAACGGCTATCCGATCAGGAAACTCCAAGGCAAGGTCGGCCAACATTGAGTGATACTTGGGAGCACCCGTCCCCAGAATCACCCACTGGGCAATCGGGTCTCCGGCGTTGCCTTGCTCCGCCCAGTCACGCATCACGCGAGCAATCAGGTCAAAGCCCTTCTGATCTGCCAGTCGCCCCACCGCGGCTAGAAGTGGGACCTCTGGTTGCTGGGGCAACTCCATTCTTCGCTGAAGCTCGGCTTTGCACTTGGGCTTTACCTCTCGCCATGTGTCAGCGTTAAAAGTGTTCTCGCCAAGGAACTCATCGGCCACAGGGCTCCAAGCAGAGTAGTCAACGCCGTTGATGATTCCCGAAAGGTCGTCACGGCGATGTTGCAGGATGCCCTCAAACCCGCAACTGAGCGGCGGCTCGAGAATCTCTCGGGCGTAGGTGGGGCTAACCGTGGTGACCGCGTCGGCAAAGGCAATGCCCGTTTTGAGGAAGCTCAACTGGCCGTAGTATTCCATCTCATGATGGTTGAAGTGCTTCCAGTCGATCCCAGTGAGGGCCATGTCCCAGTGCCAGAAGTTGCCTTGATAGGCGAGGTTATGGATCGTCAAGATCGAGGGCAGTCGGCCCAATTGCGGATGATCGTTGTAGACGGTCTTCAAATACGCTGGTGCCAGCCCGGCGGTCCAATCGTGACAATGGACCAGATCGATGTCGAGGCCCAGCTTAGGAATCGCTTCGAGAGCCGCTCGGTTATAGAAAATAAAGCGTTCGCTGTTGTCGTCGTAATCCTCGCCCGCCTCGTTGTAAAGTTCGGGGCGGTCGAAGTAGTCCTGGTTCTGGACGAAGTAGACGGTGACGTCAGACTCTGGGAGACGCCCCCTCAAGTAGTGCCCTTCGACCAGCTTCTTGCCGACGGGGATTTCGAAGTGGATGTCAGTCGGTTCAATCTCCAACCCCGCTTCGTAAATCGAGCGAAACGCAGGCATGACGAGCGTCGTCCGCACGCCCTGCTCGACCAACGCTTGCGGAAGGCTGCCACAGACGTCGCCCAAGCCGCCGGTCTTGGCGTAGGGCGTGGCTTCGCTGGTTACGAAGAGTACGTTCACAGGATTGCTCTTATGTTTGAGATTACTCAGCTTTTTATTTGAACCACAGAGTGCACGGAGAACACGGAGATAAACTGAATTAATCAGACATTCTCAAGGAACGAAACTTATAGTGAATCTAGTGCACACTTGCTTCTTCGATACAAATACAATCCATAGGACAACACTCTTTTGCAGATCGTATTTGATCATGATGGCTTATGTAGTAGCTCTCGGCGTCCGTTTTTATAGACGCTGTCGTATCTCCTTCGTTGATCTGAAATACCTCGGGGCACTCCGCCACACACATAGCGTGTGCCATGCAATCCTGCTTCACAATCCAAAGTCTAATTATCTTGCCCATCGAATCTCTGATGAGGGCTGGTTGGTGCCTACCTACTTATGGATCCTCAACAATCTTCCTCCGTGTTCTCCGTGCCCTCTGTGGTTCAATCAGTCTTGGTATCGATTACGAAACAGTTTGCCCCACGACTGAGCCGATTGCCTCTGCCACATACTTCAAATTCGACGGAGTCAGCCCAGCGACGTTGATTCGCCCCGAGCCAACAATATAAA encodes:
- the glgA gene encoding glycogen synthase GlgA translates to MNVLFVTSEATPYAKTGGLGDVCGSLPQALVEQGVRTTLVMPAFRSIYEAGLEIEPTDIHFEIPVGKKLVEGHYLRGRLPESDVTVYFVQNQDYFDRPELYNEAGEDYDDNSERFIFYNRAALEAIPKLGLDIDLVHCHDWTAGLAPAYLKTVYNDHPQLGRLPSILTIHNLAYQGNFWHWDMALTGIDWKHFNHHEMEYYGQLSFLKTGIAFADAVTTVSPTYAREILEPPLSCGFEGILQHRRDDLSGIINGVDYSAWSPVADEFLGENTFNADTWREVKPKCKAELQRRMELPQQPEVPLLAAVGRLADQKGFDLIARVMRDWAEQGNAGDPIAQWVILGTGAPKYHSMLADLALEFPDRIAVRLEFSNELAHVIEAGADMFLMPSQYEPCGLNQLYSLQYGTVPVVRETGGLNDTVVNAHKETIENGTATGFTFYDYSAYALSETLHRACGIYNSPDTWAQIVSTGMRQDWSWGRSAGEYRELYERTLAKKMEAVAG